The following are from one region of the Ostrinia nubilalis chromosome 28, ilOstNubi1.1, whole genome shotgun sequence genome:
- the LOC135085470 gene encoding histone chaperone asf1, which translates to MAKVHITNVVVLDNPSPFLNPFQFELTFECIEELKEDLEWKMIYVGSAETEEHDQVLDTIYVGPIPEGRHMFVFQAPPPDVNRIPENDALGVTVVLLTCSYRKQEFVRVGYFINNEYSENEPELRENPPAKPQFDKVVRNILASEPRVTRFKINWAEPDAATGTDSGDGNLETSHAPSNDSYGASFNADSQISGIEFQGSLSGYGDNSNSIAPMEC; encoded by the coding sequence ATGGCAAAGGTGCACATAACCAATGTGGTTGTGCTCGACAACCCCAGTCCCTTTCTCAACCCTTTCCAATTCGAATTAACATTCGAATGCATAGAAGAACTTAAAGAGGACCTCGAATGGAAGATGATCTACGTCGGATCGGCGGAAACAGAGGAGCACGACCAAGTTTTGGACACGATATACGTAGGTCCAATACCAGAGGGTCGGCATATGTTTGTCTTCCAGGCGCCTCCGCCTGACGTCAACCGCATACCTGAAAACGACGCTTTAGGAGTCACAGTGGTCTTACTAACATGCTCATACAGAAAACAGGAGTTCGTCAGAGTTGGTTACTTCATAAACAACGAGTACAGTGAAAACGAGCCGGAATTACGGGAAAATCCGCCGGCGAAGCCCCAGTTTGACAAAGTAGTGAGGAATATTTTAGCATCAGAGCCTAGAGTGACCAGATTTAAGATAAACTGGGCCGAGCCTGATGCAGCAACTGGCACGGACTCCGGTGATGGTAATTTGGAAACATCTCATGCTCCGAGCAATGATTCTTACGGTGCATCGTTCAATGCGGACAGTCAAATCAGTGGTATAGAGTTCCAGGGTAGTCTAAGTGGTTACGGTGACAATTCAAATTCGATCGCTCCTATGGAATGCTGA